From the genome of Mycetocola spongiae, one region includes:
- a CDS encoding transglutaminase-like domain-containing protein has protein sequence MTGLRPERGQRALNILFFMVLMMLALSTLWPIYRHPRLFLIGGIALAAGCALALFTAARRRGFWASRWLPPALLLVGYLVIGAGVVLPSHSLWGVLPTGESLLKLLRETALSWKRLLTVDAPVGAYQGLLIPPFLLLYFLGFGGLLLILRARRTAPLGVAAPLLVLIFGILAGVSRPLSPIVGLSPNALLAAQGGLFLVIALVWLIWRERVRRGRATAILAATEGAPIVGTGGARGSARSVLAGALVVAVGLGAAAAAVAALPADTPRLVLRDSIEPPFDTREYAAPLSSFRAYFNEDRREERQFTVSGLPAGARIRVATLDTYDGVFYRAGYPEEPSDTGDFRRVPYRIDQPEVAGETERSVEITIDGYRGVWLPTAGRLIAVDFYGDRSATLDNSFFYNRGGGTAAVRSGVAAGDSYRLDALLASPDDSADLSALRPGPGRMQQLDEVPPELRARVREWTAGVTGDGAKLAAVVAGLREGYISHGGPGEVYSRSGHALDRMAQFLGGPRLIGDAEQYAVAAALLAEQLGFPARVVFGFLPSEEGTVTGEDVTAWTEVSTREGWVSLDATPEWREVPEEDPLDPERVSHPLSIPPPPAPESDDSVVPYRPDGRELEEEREDSAWLATLLTVLGYVALGLVVLLILASPILATAGTKFWRRRARRRREDPRERIAAGWEEAVDLAVDRGAPRPGPATRREYALSLNREGFAELAREADRAIFDLDPVGPERAQAYWDGIAATRERWDHSLSRWARLRAWLSPRSLGKRRVRAAGRRERPAPVLPTPASESAPGLD, from the coding sequence ATGACCGGCCTGCGGCCCGAGCGCGGCCAACGCGCCCTGAATATCCTGTTTTTTATGGTCCTGATGATGCTCGCGCTGAGCACACTCTGGCCCATCTATCGCCATCCGCGGCTCTTCCTGATCGGCGGCATCGCGCTCGCCGCGGGTTGCGCCCTGGCGCTGTTCACCGCGGCCCGCCGCCGCGGATTCTGGGCCTCGCGCTGGCTGCCACCCGCGCTGTTACTCGTGGGGTATCTGGTAATTGGTGCGGGCGTGGTGCTGCCCAGCCACTCGCTCTGGGGCGTGCTGCCCACGGGGGAGTCCCTGCTGAAGCTGCTGCGCGAGACCGCGCTGTCCTGGAAACGACTACTCACCGTGGACGCGCCCGTGGGCGCGTATCAGGGCCTCCTGATCCCGCCGTTTTTGCTGCTCTATTTTCTGGGCTTTGGCGGATTGCTGCTTATATTACGGGCCCGCCGGACGGCCCCCCTGGGGGTGGCCGCGCCGCTTCTGGTGCTGATCTTTGGCATTCTTGCGGGGGTCTCCCGCCCCCTCTCGCCGATCGTGGGGCTGTCCCCCAACGCGCTCCTGGCGGCGCAGGGCGGCCTGTTTTTGGTGATCGCGCTGGTCTGGCTGATCTGGCGCGAACGCGTCCGCCGGGGCCGGGCCACCGCGATACTCGCGGCCACCGAGGGGGCCCCGATCGTGGGCACCGGCGGGGCCCGCGGCTCGGCGCGCTCGGTGCTCGCGGGTGCCCTGGTGGTGGCCGTGGGGCTCGGGGCCGCGGCGGCGGCGGTGGCCGCGCTGCCGGCGGATACGCCGCGCCTGGTGCTGCGTGACAGCATCGAACCGCCGTTTGATACTCGCGAATATGCCGCGCCGCTGTCCTCGTTCCGCGCCTATTTTAATGAGGACCGCCGGGAGGAGCGACAGTTCACCGTGAGCGGCCTGCCCGCCGGGGCCCGCATCCGCGTGGCCACCCTGGATACCTATGACGGGGTGTTTTATCGCGCCGGCTATCCCGAGGAACCCAGCGATACCGGGGACTTCCGGCGCGTGCCATACCGGATCGACCAGCCCGAGGTGGCGGGGGAGACCGAGCGGAGCGTGGAGATCACGATCGACGGCTATCGCGGGGTCTGGCTGCCCACCGCGGGCAGGCTGATCGCCGTGGACTTTTATGGTGACCGCTCCGCGACCCTGGATAACTCCTTCTTTTATAACCGCGGTGGGGGCACCGCGGCGGTGCGCTCCGGCGTGGCCGCGGGCGATAGCTATCGGCTGGATGCCCTGCTGGCCTCCCCGGATGACTCCGCGGATCTCTCGGCGCTGCGCCCGGGCCCGGGCCGCATGCAGCAGCTCGATGAGGTTCCGCCCGAGCTGCGCGCGCGCGTGCGCGAGTGGACCGCGGGGGTCACCGGCGACGGCGCGAAGCTCGCGGCGGTCGTGGCGGGATTGCGCGAGGGCTATATCAGCCACGGCGGACCCGGCGAGGTATATAGCCGTTCGGGGCACGCACTGGACCGGATGGCGCAGTTCCTGGGCGGACCGCGGCTGATCGGCGATGCCGAACAATATGCGGTAGCCGCCGCGCTACTGGCCGAGCAGCTGGGTTTTCCCGCGCGCGTGGTTTTTGGTTTCCTTCCCTCCGAGGAGGGCACGGTCACGGGCGAGGACGTGACCGCCTGGACCGAGGTGAGTACCCGCGAGGGCTGGGTCTCCCTGGACGCCACCCCGGAATGGCGCGAGGTCCCCGAGGAGGATCCGCTGGATCCCGAGCGGGTATCGCATCCGCTGAGCATCCCGCCGCCCCCCGCCCCCGAGAGCGATGATTCCGTTGTGCCCTATCGCCCGGATGGGCGCGAGCTCGAGGAGGAGCGGGAGGACTCCGCCTGGCTGGCAACCCTGCTCACCGTGCTTGGCTATGTGGCGCTGGGACTCGTGGTGCTGCTGATTCTTGCCTCCCCGATCCTGGCCACGGCCGGCACCAAGTTTTGGCGCCGGCGGGCCCGGCGCCGGCGCGAGGATCCGCGCGAACGCATCGCCGCGGGCTGGGAGGAGGCGGTGGACCTGGCCGTGGATCGCGGGGCCCCGCGCCCGGGTCCGGCCACGCGCCGCGAATATGCGCTCTCCCTCAACCGCGAGGGATTTGCCGAGCTCGCGCGCGAGGCGGACCGGGCAATATTTGACCTGGACCCGGTTGGCCCCGAGCGGGCGCAGGCCTATTGGGACGGCATCGCGGCTACCCGCGAGCGCTGGGATCACAGCCTCTCCCGCTGGGCGCGCCTGCGGGCCTGGCTCTCGCCGCGCTCCCTCGGGAAGCGGCGGGTGCGCGCGGCCGGGAGGCGCGAACGGCCCGCGCCCGTGCTCCCCACCCCCGCGTCCGAGTCCGCGCCCGGGCTGGACTGA
- a CDS encoding DUF58 domain-containing protein, which yields MSEKRRHPHDTGTRSVRTTRRGSTTRAGATVTSLTGTGMARRVRLLRATRRARSQTLRTLGRARDWVMATVTGPGRAVACVAVLGPLLGLWLGWVEAIFMGVAALVFAGIAALFMIGRSVYSVELDLHSPRVVVGEDAPGAVLIRNPTRRRLMPESIEIPVGEGRAEFRLPSLAAGGEFRGEFRVPTVRRSVITVGPVRSVRQDPLHLLRRELMWTAGATLFVHPVTIPVPSTSTGLIRDLEGMPSGDLTESDISFHALREYVPGDDRRHIHWKSTARTGTMMVRQFEQTRRSQLLIALTCDSADYFSEEEFELAVSVAASLGVRAIRDGRDTTVLYSGEQPEYAASPPHAEHARSTSPSRLLDDLSGVGHSAASIGLQVLTRVSMTEVPDVSVAFLVCGSVPTLTQIRSAALAFPLGTEIVALVCNPGVVPTVRHVDNLTVLSIGYLDDLKNSLSRAAGK from the coding sequence GTGAGCGAAAAACGCCGCCACCCCCACGACACCGGAACCCGCTCGGTGCGCACGACCCGGCGCGGGTCAACCACGCGCGCCGGGGCCACCGTCACCTCGCTCACGGGTACCGGAATGGCCCGCCGCGTGCGCCTCCTGCGCGCGACCCGGCGGGCACGTTCGCAGACCCTGCGCACGCTCGGCCGCGCCCGCGACTGGGTAATGGCCACCGTGACCGGCCCCGGGCGGGCCGTGGCCTGCGTGGCCGTGCTGGGCCCGCTCCTCGGGCTCTGGCTGGGCTGGGTGGAGGCCATCTTTATGGGGGTAGCCGCGCTGGTATTTGCCGGCATTGCCGCACTGTTTATGATCGGCCGCAGCGTGTACTCGGTGGAGCTGGACCTGCACAGCCCGCGCGTGGTGGTGGGCGAGGACGCCCCGGGAGCCGTGCTCATCCGCAACCCCACCCGGCGCCGGCTAATGCCCGAAAGCATCGAGATTCCCGTGGGGGAGGGCCGGGCCGAGTTTCGCCTGCCCAGCCTCGCGGCCGGCGGGGAGTTCCGAGGCGAGTTCCGGGTACCCACCGTGCGCCGCTCGGTGATCACCGTGGGCCCGGTGCGCTCGGTGCGCCAGGACCCGCTGCACCTGCTGCGGCGCGAATTGATGTGGACGGCGGGCGCAACACTATTTGTGCACCCCGTGACCATCCCGGTGCCCTCGACCTCCACGGGATTAATCCGCGACCTCGAGGGCATGCCCAGCGGCGACCTGACCGAGAGCGATATCTCCTTTCACGCGCTGCGCGAATACGTGCCCGGGGACGATCGCCGCCATATTCACTGGAAGAGTACCGCCCGCACCGGCACGATGATGGTGCGGCAATTTGAGCAGACCCGGCGCAGCCAGCTGCTGATCGCACTCACCTGCGATAGCGCCGATTATTTCAGCGAGGAGGAGTTTGAACTGGCCGTGAGTGTGGCAGCCTCGCTCGGGGTGCGCGCGATCCGCGACGGCCGCGATACCACCGTGCTCTACTCGGGGGAACAGCCCGAATACGCTGCCTCCCCGCCGCATGCCGAGCATGCGCGCAGCACCAGCCCCTCCCGGCTCCTGGACGACCTCTCCGGGGTGGGCCACTCCGCCGCGAGCATCGGACTGCAGGTACTCACCCGGGTCAGCATGACCGAGGTACCGGATGTGTCGGTGGCCTTTTTGGTCTGCGGCTCGGTGCCCACCCTCACCCAGATCCGTTCCGCCGCACTCGCGTTTCCGCTGGGAACCGAGATCGTGGCGCTCGTGTGCAATCCCGGCGTGGTGCCCACTGTGCGGCACGTGGATAACCTCACGGTGCTCTCGATCGGCTATCTGGACGATCTGAAAAACTCGCTCTCCCGGGCGGCCGGAAAATGA
- a CDS encoding AAA family ATPase has protein sequence MINAAPEEKQSMTTEQAAWFADVFNRVVVNVEGALLGKTRVIQLALTALISNGHLLLEDYPGTGKTSLARAIAQSVHGTSSRIQFTPDLLPGDVTGMSIYDQKHGEFEFHQGPIFASIVLADEINRASPKTQSALLEVMEEGRVTVDGVTHNVGRPFMVIATQNPVEQAGTYRLPEAQLDRFMMKTSLGYPDHRATLNILANAGVRAHDQVLAPIITSENVAEMAALAQTAHMEPAILDYIARLVEATRSAPEVRLGVSVRGALALVRCSKTWAAVQGRRYVLPDDVKALAGPVLTHRLMLDTEAEFDGVTADAVISRLLIEVAPPSERETVA, from the coding sequence ATGATTAACGCAGCACCCGAAGAAAAACAGTCGATGACCACGGAGCAGGCCGCGTGGTTTGCCGATGTGTTTAACCGCGTGGTGGTCAACGTGGAGGGTGCCCTGCTGGGCAAGACCCGCGTGATCCAGCTGGCCCTCACGGCGCTGATCTCCAACGGCCACCTGCTCCTTGAGGACTATCCTGGAACCGGAAAAACCTCGCTGGCCCGCGCCATCGCGCAGAGCGTACACGGCACAAGCAGCCGCATCCAGTTCACGCCCGATCTGCTGCCCGGCGATGTCACCGGAATGAGTATCTACGATCAGAAGCACGGCGAGTTTGAGTTCCACCAGGGCCCGATCTTCGCGAGCATCGTGCTGGCCGATGAGATCAACCGGGCCAGCCCCAAGACCCAGTCGGCGCTCCTGGAGGTCATGGAGGAGGGGCGGGTCACCGTGGACGGCGTGACCCATAACGTGGGCCGACCGTTTATGGTGATCGCGACCCAGAACCCCGTGGAGCAGGCCGGAACCTATCGCCTGCCCGAGGCGCAGCTCGACCGGTTCATGATGAAAACCTCGCTCGGCTATCCCGATCACCGGGCCACGCTGAATATCCTCGCCAATGCCGGGGTACGCGCCCACGATCAGGTACTGGCACCGATCATCACAAGCGAAAACGTGGCCGAGATGGCCGCGCTCGCGCAGACCGCGCATATGGAACCGGCGATCCTCGACTATATCGCCCGCCTCGTCGAGGCCACCCGCAGCGCCCCCGAGGTGCGCCTCGGGGTGAGTGTGCGCGGCGCCCTCGCGCTCGTGCGCTGCTCCAAGACCTGGGCCGCGGTGCAGGGCCGGCGCTATGTGCTGCCCGATGACGTGAAGGCCCTCGCCGGTCCGGTACTCACCCACCGGCTGATGCTGGATACCGAGGCCGAATTTGACGGGGTCACGGCCGATGCCGTGATCTCCCGGCTCCTGATCGAGGTCGCGCCGCCCTCGGAACGTGAAACCGTGGCGTGA
- a CDS encoding Ig-like domain-containing protein has protein sequence MIAAVRAWVRRNLALAYGSLAAVLVLTLVAVIAIASGGYRTERVDLNDAGTWVVNGSENAIGRLNTQIRALDSAERSENRDVITVQNSAMVLVHATAQKELGVVDETLSTIGERIQLPTDSSEVLLSDRTVVVHAAPTGRVWFINLNSLDSFGPDSEPDLVLGKNSAVAVDRDGNFAGYSVQSGLIKTSIDATVRPESGTPVDLGSEEDEYAAAVLSGRAVILNRESGAISVDGGAATESGAAPGARLISSSVSAETIFIADSEGLLSRSFSDGRATRVLSLEDAEPAVPVLVDGCVFAAWGEGTLWSQCGTRSPETTRLEGLGAGAQLRFVARSGAVVLNDAGTGRAWMIQDAGQLVNNWDEILDDIEDRDKEEINDPTLPAEVDPVQKPPVAVDDVFGARPGRTSPLPVLLNDFDPNGDALYIDEVTGFPEEMGSVAIVLHGQQLSVSLRDNAAGEFTFGYGISDGHGGRASANVTVQVRTSAENNPPVQARRTVNAILPGGAFQRDILADWYDPDGDPFFLAETSIGAPDSATFAASGTVYYQDSGEGGASKSVGLIVSDGHSQGSGLLDIEVLGADVPIIAEPVTVSGVVGSELIASPLEMVRGGNGNVRLIGVPVEDREGIRLRVDTSSGDVSFQAGEPGTYLFEYQVGDGVVAASGHLRFEVTAAPEDNLPPVAVGASAFLYLGQTDTINILARDYDPAGGVLVITDVISPPGIAGLLVESLGHSLLRVSLSEPLPDGQTEFSYVVSNGAQSTTGTVSVTQVEPPAREKPPVAMPDRAIVRVGEVVDIDVLKNDIHPDGLPLTLSPTLARELSEDEGLLFTSGNTLRYLAPDKPGEYSATYVVESPGGESASAPVQISVREVDRGSNTAPQPHTVTARVTQGNTVRIQIPLSGIDDDGDSVTLTGLQSAPEKGMIVATGKDYFDYRAGDAEWGTDVFHYAVRDGLGLSGTAQIRVGIAEASAIARDPIARTDVLTVSPGTRFTVQPLLNDSDPDGGGLKIVDVEQSAEIPTEFTEDTVTLEVPRGEGVHSVLYTIESAAGGRSSAWIQVNARADAPPVRPIVEDTVLTLTDIAKVRETLAVDVWDGVFYAEGKNSDLELSSVPRWGKNLSVTAAGNIEIIVTPQAQILPFKVSVRDNPEISSYGFIWVPAAESSVPERRADAKNLTVASGERLVIPLGEQVIAAGDRRVRVADPGTVRATNSNGDNPVVNDTTLQFTSQQGYSGPASILLEVADGDPAGDANRATIVLPITVTPVHNSPPVLRGSTLSLEPSASRTLDLRDLTIYPYPEDAGDLVWNLPAGAPEGAQASLSGSRLTLSLPRDATVGAHHNVQIGVRDAESTVVTASIEVTVVTSTKPLAQALPDTIEVRRGSSATVDVLANDVGPAEFMPLSLISVEMQNAVPGLSAVASGNRSVTVTATQNAEIASNLRLTYRVRDASGAREREVTGTVTIVVVDVPEAPGVPTYLKQDHFGNDGALRISFAGSASSNGKPITEYRLRSTDGSVQVSCGLDTSSCTVTAGQAPVGTALRYVATATNSVGTSPEGPASAPLRIDFIPEAPTDITARQQPADDLFAPGNRGVLDISWTASVTPRGGTPANNYIVTVVADGAPMWTGSTAGTSISTPAGLPARGGYSVTVEARNNIDTSTYGAIQWNVGTGGATSILDRPGVPTLTYRGHAEDTALTVDWTLDNTGGGTPTYAAAWGNTAPECAAATGTATSASLPNPATGTHTLHVTVSNGWGCNTASITVDYFKKPGMPAAPSVTVGDFVENRTPVSVSVGAVAEGVIYRLKIGARTLAITPGVPLNLTPVDYDYNRTNEARLEVCNGDRCVTGPAASFLPMDLSLSWAGDANQCTLAGAMPMAIGAAGIDGIIYSYNVRPGGREYTIAETARVPAIAYQVIARARLGNVRTPDPLLSAPCGVSRTLLDLPATPGADSPEENND, from the coding sequence ATGATCGCCGCGGTTCGCGCCTGGGTGCGCCGCAACCTCGCCCTCGCCTATGGATCGCTGGCGGCGGTCCTGGTGCTGACCCTGGTGGCCGTGATCGCTATTGCCTCGGGCGGCTATCGCACCGAACGCGTGGATCTGAACGACGCGGGAACCTGGGTCGTGAACGGCTCCGAGAACGCGATCGGGCGGCTGAATACCCAGATCCGCGCGCTGGATAGCGCCGAGCGCTCCGAGAACCGCGACGTGATCACCGTGCAAAACTCCGCGATGGTGCTCGTGCACGCCACGGCACAGAAGGAACTGGGGGTGGTGGACGAAACGCTCAGCACAATCGGCGAGCGGATCCAATTGCCCACCGATTCCTCGGAGGTGCTGCTGAGCGATCGCACGGTGGTGGTGCACGCCGCGCCCACCGGCCGGGTCTGGTTTATTAATCTCAACTCCCTGGACTCATTTGGGCCCGATTCCGAGCCGGATCTGGTGCTCGGAAAAAACTCGGCCGTGGCGGTGGACCGGGACGGCAATTTTGCCGGATACTCGGTGCAGAGCGGGCTGATTAAGACCTCGATTGATGCCACCGTGCGCCCCGAAAGCGGCACCCCGGTGGACCTGGGCAGCGAGGAAGACGAATATGCCGCGGCCGTGCTCTCGGGCCGCGCCGTGATCCTCAACCGCGAGAGCGGGGCGATCAGCGTGGACGGCGGTGCGGCAACCGAGAGCGGGGCCGCCCCGGGTGCGCGCCTGATCTCCTCAAGCGTGAGCGCCGAAACCATTTTTATTGCCGATAGCGAGGGGCTGCTCAGCCGCTCGTTTAGCGATGGCCGCGCGACCCGCGTGCTCTCGCTGGAGGACGCCGAACCGGCGGTCCCGGTGCTCGTGGATGGCTGCGTATTTGCCGCCTGGGGCGAGGGAACCCTGTGGAGTCAGTGTGGCACGCGCAGCCCCGAGACCACCCGCCTGGAGGGCCTCGGCGCGGGGGCGCAGCTGCGCTTTGTGGCGCGCTCGGGCGCCGTGGTGCTTAACGATGCCGGCACCGGCCGCGCCTGGATGATCCAGGACGCGGGCCAGCTCGTGAATAACTGGGACGAGATTCTCGACGATATCGAGGACCGCGATAAGGAGGAGATCAACGATCCCACCCTTCCCGCCGAGGTGGACCCCGTGCAGAAGCCGCCGGTCGCGGTGGACGATGTATTTGGTGCCCGCCCGGGCCGCACCAGCCCGCTCCCCGTGCTGCTCAACGATTTTGATCCCAATGGTGATGCCCTCTATATCGACGAGGTGACCGGTTTTCCCGAGGAGATGGGCTCGGTCGCGATCGTCCTGCACGGCCAGCAGCTGAGCGTGTCGCTGCGCGATAATGCCGCGGGAGAATTCACGTTTGGCTACGGCATTTCCGATGGCCACGGCGGGCGCGCGAGCGCCAATGTCACGGTGCAGGTGCGTACCTCGGCGGAGAATAACCCGCCCGTGCAGGCGCGGCGCACGGTGAATGCCATCCTGCCCGGCGGGGCCTTCCAGCGCGATATTCTCGCCGATTGGTATGACCCCGATGGTGACCCGTTTTTCCTCGCCGAGACGAGTATCGGCGCGCCCGATAGCGCGACCTTTGCCGCCTCCGGCACCGTGTACTATCAGGACTCCGGCGAGGGTGGGGCCAGCAAATCGGTGGGCCTGATCGTCTCCGATGGCCACTCCCAGGGCTCCGGCCTGCTGGATATCGAGGTGCTGGGCGCCGATGTGCCCATCATCGCCGAGCCGGTCACCGTGAGCGGGGTTGTGGGCAGCGAATTAATCGCCTCACCGCTGGAAATGGTGCGCGGCGGAAACGGCAACGTGCGCCTGATCGGCGTGCCCGTGGAGGATCGCGAGGGTATACGCCTGCGGGTGGATACCTCCAGCGGCGACGTGAGCTTCCAGGCCGGCGAACCCGGCACCTATCTCTTTGAATATCAGGTGGGTGATGGTGTGGTGGCCGCCTCGGGACACCTGCGCTTTGAGGTCACCGCGGCCCCCGAGGATAACCTGCCGCCGGTCGCGGTGGGGGCCTCGGCGTTCCTCTATCTGGGGCAGACCGATACCATCAATATCCTGGCCCGGGACTATGACCCCGCGGGCGGCGTCCTGGTGATCACCGACGTGATCTCGCCCCCGGGCATCGCGGGCCTGCTGGTGGAATCGCTTGGGCACTCGCTGCTGCGGGTCTCGCTGAGCGAGCCACTCCCGGACGGCCAGACCGAGTTTTCCTATGTGGTGAGCAACGGCGCCCAGAGCACCACGGGCACAGTCTCGGTGACCCAGGTGGAACCACCCGCGCGCGAAAAACCGCCCGTGGCGATGCCCGACCGCGCGATCGTGCGGGTGGGCGAGGTAGTGGATATCGACGTACTCAAAAACGATATTCACCCCGATGGGCTCCCGCTCACGCTGAGCCCCACCCTGGCCCGCGAGCTCTCGGAGGATGAGGGCCTGCTCTTCACCTCCGGCAATACCCTGCGCTATCTGGCCCCCGATAAGCCCGGCGAGTACTCCGCGACCTATGTGGTGGAGAGCCCGGGTGGCGAGAGCGCCTCGGCACCCGTGCAGATCTCGGTGCGCGAGGTGGATCGTGGATCCAATACCGCCCCGCAGCCGCATACGGTGACCGCGCGCGTGACCCAGGGAAATACCGTGCGGATTCAGATTCCCCTCTCGGGCATCGATGATGACGGCGATTCGGTGACCCTCACGGGCCTGCAATCGGCCCCGGAAAAGGGCATGATTGTGGCCACCGGCAAGGATTATTTTGACTATCGGGCGGGCGATGCCGAGTGGGGTACCGATGTATTTCACTATGCCGTGCGCGATGGGCTGGGCCTGAGCGGCACCGCCCAGATTCGGGTGGGTATCGCCGAGGCCTCGGCCATCGCCCGCGATCCCATTGCCCGCACCGATGTCCTCACCGTGAGCCCGGGAACCCGCTTCACCGTGCAGCCCCTGCTGAATGATTCCGATCCCGACGGGGGCGGACTCAAGATCGTGGACGTGGAACAGAGTGCGGAGATCCCCACCGAGTTCACCGAGGATACCGTGACCCTGGAGGTTCCCCGCGGGGAGGGGGTCCACAGCGTGCTCTATACGATCGAGAGCGCCGCGGGTGGCCGCAGTTCCGCGTGGATTCAGGTCAACGCGCGCGCGGACGCCCCGCCCGTGCGACCAATCGTGGAGGACACCGTCCTGACCCTGACCGATATCGCCAAGGTGCGCGAGACGCTCGCGGTGGACGTCTGGGACGGCGTGTTTTATGCCGAGGGGAAAAACTCCGATCTGGAGCTCTCAAGCGTCCCGCGCTGGGGCAAAAACCTCAGCGTGACCGCCGCCGGCAACATCGAGATTATCGTGACCCCGCAGGCGCAGATTCTGCCCTTTAAGGTATCCGTGCGCGATAATCCGGAGATCTCCAGCTACGGCTTTATCTGGGTTCCCGCCGCTGAAAGCAGCGTGCCCGAGCGCCGCGCCGATGCCAAAAACCTCACGGTGGCCTCGGGCGAGCGGCTGGTGATCCCGCTCGGGGAGCAGGTCATCGCCGCGGGGGACCGCCGCGTGCGCGTGGCCGATCCGGGCACCGTGCGGGCCACCAATTCCAATGGTGATAATCCCGTGGTGAACGATACAACGCTGCAATTCACGTCGCAGCAGGGCTATTCGGGTCCCGCGTCGATCCTGCTGGAGGTGGCGGATGGGGATCCCGCGGGCGATGCCAACCGGGCCACGATTGTGCTCCCGATCACGGTGACACCCGTGCATAATTCCCCGCCCGTGCTGCGCGGATCCACGCTTTCGCTGGAACCCTCCGCCTCGCGCACCCTGGACCTGCGCGACCTCACCATCTATCCCTATCCCGAGGATGCGGGAGACCTGGTCTGGAACCTGCCCGCGGGCGCCCCCGAGGGGGCGCAGGCGAGCCTGAGCGGCTCGCGGCTCACGCTGTCCCTCCCGCGCGATGCGACCGTCGGGGCCCACCATAACGTGCAGATCGGGGTGCGCGATGCCGAGAGCACCGTGGTGACCGCCTCGATCGAGGTGACCGTGGTGACCTCAACCAAGCCGCTCGCGCAGGCGCTGCCCGATACCATCGAGGTGCGCCGGGGCTCCTCGGCCACCGTGGACGTGCTGGCCAATGACGTGGGCCCCGCGGAGTTTATGCCGCTGAGCCTGATCAGCGTGGAGATGCAAAACGCCGTGCCCGGGCTCAGCGCCGTGGCCTCGGGCAACCGCTCGGTCACGGTGACGGCCACCCAAAACGCCGAGATCGCCTCGAATCTGCGCCTGACCTATCGGGTGCGCGATGCCAGCGGCGCGCGCGAGCGCGAGGTCACCGGAACCGTCACGATCGTGGTGGTGGATGTGCCCGAGGCACCCGGCGTGCCCACCTATCTGAAACAGGATCACTTCGGAAACGACGGGGCCCTGCGGATCAGCTTCGCGGGTTCGGCCTCAAGCAACGGCAAACCGATCACCGAGTATCGGCTGCGCAGCACCGATGGTTCGGTGCAGGTCTCCTGCGGGCTGGATACCTCCAGCTGTACGGTGACCGCCGGGCAGGCCCCGGTGGGGACGGCCCTGCGCTATGTGGCCACCGCGACCAACTCGGTGGGTACCTCCCCGGAGGGTCCCGCGAGCGCGCCGCTGCGGATCGACTTCATCCCCGAGGCGCCCACCGATATCACGGCGCGGCAGCAGCCCGCCGATGACCTATTTGCGCCCGGAAACCGCGGAGTCCTGGACATCTCCTGGACCGCATCGGTGACCCCGCGCGGCGGCACCCCGGCCAATAACTATATTGTGACCGTGGTGGCCGATGGCGCCCCGATGTGGACGGGTTCCACCGCGGGCACCTCGATCTCCACCCCCGCGGGGCTGCCCGCGCGCGGAGGCTATTCGGTGACCGTGGAGGCCCGCAATAATATCGATACCTCCACCTATGGTGCGATTCAGTGGAACGTGGGTACGGGCGGAGCCACCTCGATCCTGGACCGCCCCGGCGTCCCCACCCTCACCTATCGTGGGCATGCCGAGGACACCGCACTGACCGTGGACTGGACGCTGGATAATACCGGCGGGGGCACACCCACCTATGCCGCGGCCTGGGGAAATACAGCGCCCGAGTGTGCGGCGGCCACCGGCACCGCCACCTCGGCGAGCCTGCCCAATCCCGCGACCGGCACACATACCCTGCACGTGACCGTCTCCAATGGTTGGGGCTGTAATACGGCGAGCATCACGGTGGATTATTTTAAGAAGCCCGGTATGCCCGCCGCACCCAGCGTGACCGTGGGGGACTTTGTGGAGAACCGCACCCCCGTGAGCGTGAGCGTCGGGGCGGTGGCCGAGGGCGTGATCTATCGCCTGAAGATCGGCGCCCGCACCCTCGCGATCACCCCCGGCGTCCCGCTGAACCTCACCCCGGTGGACTATGACTATAACCGCACCAATGAGGCGCGGCTGGAGGTCTGTAACGGCGACCGCTGCGTGACCGGTCCGGCCGCCTCGTTCCTGCCGATGGACCTCTCCCTGTCCTGGGCCGGAGACGCCAATCAGTGCACACTGGCCGGCGCAATGCCGATGGCCATCGGGGCCGCCGGAATCGACGGCATCATTTATAGCTATAACGTCCGTCCGGGCGGCCGCGAGTACACCATCGCCGAGACTGCCAGGGTGCCGGCCATCGCCTATCAGGTGATCGCGCGGGCGCGATTGGGCAATGTGCGCACCCCGGATCCGCTGCTCTCGGCCCCGTGTGGGGTCTCCCGAACGCTCCTTGACCTCCCCGCCACTCCCGGCGCCGATTCCCCGGAAGAGAATAATGATTAA